CGCGCGTACTGGGACGAGACGGCCAAGGCGTTCCAGGCGGCCAACCCGGACGTCGAGGTCAAGACCGAGATCTTCCCGTGGGCCAACCGCGACCAGGCGCTGGCCACGGCGATCGCCGGCAACAAGGGCCCGACGTCGTCTACCTCATCCCCGACCAGCTGCCCAAGTACGCCCGCAACATCGAGCCGGTCGACAAGTACCTCGACGACGCCGCCAAGGCCGACTACCTGCCCAACGTCGTCACGTCCGTCACCATCGACGGCAAGATGATGGGCGCCCCCGTGCTCACCAGCGCGGTGACCCCGATCTGCAACAAGAAGGTCTTCGCCGCCGTCGGCCAGACCAGCTACCCGACCAGCTGGAACGACCTGCTGGCCATGGCGCCGGCGTTCAAGGCCAAGGGCTACGACGTCACCGCGTACGCCGGCGACGTCAAGAACACCCTCAACCAGACCTTCTACCCGCTGCTGTGGCAGGCCGGTGGCGACGTGTTCAGCCCGACGGCAAGTCGGTCGCCTTCAACGGCCCGAGGGCCGCAAGGCGCTGAGCTTCGCCAAGCAGCTCGTCGACGGCGGCTACGTGGACAAGAGCCTGCTCACCACCCTGCCGCCATCGAGCAGACCCGCATCGCGCAGAACAAGGTCGGCTGCGTCTGGCACGTCCTGCCGGCCGAGATCGAGAAGTTCTGGGGCAAGGAGAACATCCAGGCCCTTCCGCACTTCACCGAGTCCAAGCAGATCGGCTACGGCACCGTCGGCTCCCTGTCGATGCTGCGTAACTCGAAGAACAAGGACGCGGCCGGCAAGTGGATCGCGTTCGCCTCCAACGCCGAGAACTCCAAGAAGTACGACCTGGCCGCCAGCTTCTTCTCGGCCAAGAAGTCGGTCGGCGCGCTCTACGCCTCCGACCCGGTCCTCGGTGAGCAGGAGAAGCAGGTCGCCAACAGCACCGTCGGCCCGCTCAACGAGAAGGCACGCGACGTCCAGGGTGTGCTCGCCCCGGAGATCCAGGCCGCCCTGCTCGGCAAGAAGTCCGTCGAGCAGGCGCTCGACGACGCGGCCAAGGCCGCCGACCCGCTGCTCGGCTAGTCACCACGGGCCTCGCGGTGGTGGTGACCCCACCACCGCGAGGGCCTCGGAAAGGTTGCCAGATGGTTGCACTACCGGTGCGTCGCCAACGACGCGTCCGTCGTCCGTCCGCCCGGGAAGCCGGGACGGCGCTGCTGTTCGTCCTGCCGTTCCTGGTGCTGTTCGCCCTGTTCCGTTCGGGCCGGCGATCGCCGGGTGTTCCTCGGATTCACCGACTACACCATCGGCGGGGACACCGGCCTCGTCGGCCTGGAGAACTTCCGCCGGCTGCTCGACGATCCCACGTTCTGGTCGGCGCTACGGGTGACCGTCGTGTTCACCGCGCTGTCGGTGCCCCTGTCGATGCTGCGTCGTTGGGCGTGGCCCTGCTGACCCGCCGGGTGTTCCGCGGCGTGAAGCTGTTCCGGTCGGTGTTCTTCCTGCCGGTGGTGACCAGCCTGGTGCTGGCCGGGGTGGTCTTCACCTGGGTGTTCGCCGAGGGTGGGCCCCTGGTCGCGGGCGATGGGCGCGCTGGGCCTGCCGGCCGGTTCCTGGCTGGCCGACAGTGTGCTGGTCGTCCCCGCGCTGGTGCTGGTCTCGGTCTGGTCCCGCTTCGGCTACGGCATGCTCATCCTGCTCGCCCGCCTGCAGGACATCCCCGCCGAGTTGGAGGGCGGCGCTGACCGACGGCGCCTCGGCCTGGCAGCGGTTCCGCTACGTCACGCTGCCGCAGTTGCGACCCGCGCTGTTCTTCGTGGCCGTCATCGAGACCACCGTGGCGGTGCAGGTCTTCGACATGATCTACGTGATGACCGGCGGCGGCCCGGTGCGCGCCAGCTACAGCCTGGTCTACCTCCTCTACGACCAGGGCTTCAAGTACTTCGACCTGGGCTACGCCAGCGCCATCGGGGTGGCGCTGTCGTTCGTTTTGGCCAAAGACCCTCGGGAGGGAAGAATGACCGACACCGTGGCACCCCCGCCCGTCGCCGTCGTCGCCGAGGCCCCCGCCGGCGGGCGTCGACGCCCGTACCGGGTGGGTCGACCCGGCCGGAGCTGGCTCGTCACCCGTACCGTGCTGCTGCTGATCGGCGCGGCGATCACCCTGTTCCCCTTCTACGCGATGGTCGTGCTGTCGTTCAAACCGACGGCCCGGTCACCTTCCCCGACAGCCTGCTGCCCTGGCCGATCTCCACCGAGGCGTACGACCAGGTCATCGGCGCCAAGAGCGTGCTGCGCTGGATGTGGAACACCATCGTCTACTCGGTGGTGTCGGTGATCGGGGTGCTGCTGTTCGCCTCGATGGCCGGCTACGCCTTCGCCAAGAAGCGCTTCCCCGGCAAGGAGACGATGTTCTGGTCGTTCCTGGCCATGCTGATGGTGCCGTACCACGTGACCATGATCCCGACGTTCATCGTCATCTCCGAGCTGGGCGGGGTCGACACCTACTGGGGCATGATCCTGCCGACCCTGGCCAACGCCCAGGCGGTGTTCCTCATGCGACAGTTCATCGCCTCGCTGCCCGACTCACTGTTCGAGGCGGCCCGCCTCGACGGCTGCTCGAGTGGCGGGTGTACGTCTCGATCGTGCTGCCGCTGATCAAGCCGATCCTCGCCACCCTGGGCGTGTTCGTCTTCCTCTGGCACTGGAACGACTTCCTCTGGCCGCTCATCGTGGGACAGAGCCTGGACATGCGTACCCTGACCACCGGCATCGCCTCCCTGCAACAGGAGAACGTCGCGTTGAACATGCTGCTGGCGGGCTCGGTGGTGGCCTTCGTACCGATCTTCATGGCCTACCTGATCGGGCAGCGCTACTTCCAGGAGGGCGTCGCGACCACCGGCATCAAGGGATGAGCGGCACCGTCATCGCGCTGGCGGTGTCACCACAGGTGCGGCAGATGTTCCTCGACGACGCCACGGTGGCGCAGCTG
This genomic interval from Micromonospora coxensis contains the following:
- a CDS encoding extracellular solute-binding protein yields the protein MGQPRPGAGHGDRRQQGPDVVYLIPDQLPKYARNIEPVDKYLDDAAKADYLPNVVTSVTIDGKMMGAPVLTSAVTPICNKKVFAAVGQTSYPTSWNDLLAMAPAFKAKGYDVTAYAGDVKNTLNQTFYPLLWQAGGDVFSPTASRSPSTARGPQGAELRQAARRRRLRGQEPAHHPAAIEQTRIAQNKVGCVWHVLPAEIEKFWGKENIQALPHFTESKQIGYGTVGSLSMLRNSKNKDAAGKWIAFASNAENSKKYDLAASFFSAKKSVGALYASDPVLGEQEKQVANSTVGPLNEKARDVQGVLAPEIQAALLGKKSVEQALDDAAKAADPLLG
- a CDS encoding sugar ABC transporter permease, with product MFLGFTDYTIGGDTGLVGLENFRRLLDDPTFWSALRVTVVFTALSVPLSMLRRWAWPC
- a CDS encoding carbohydrate ABC transporter permease, with amino-acid sequence MCWSSPRWCWSRSGPASATACSSCSPACRTSPPSWRAALTDGASAWQRFRYVTLPQLRPALFFVAVIETTVAVQVFDMIYVMTGGGPVRASYSLVYLLYDQGFKYFDLGYASAIGVALSFVLAKDPREGRMTDTVAPPPVAVVAEAPAGGRRRPYRVGRPGRSWLVTRTVLLLIGAAITLFPFYAMVVLSFKPTARSPSPTACCPGRSPPRRTTRSSAPRACCAGCGTPSSTRWCR
- a CDS encoding carbohydrate ABC transporter permease → MWNTIVYSVVSVIGVLLFASMAGYAFAKKRFPGKETMFWSFLAMLMVPYHVTMIPTFIVISELGGVDTYWGMILPTLANAQAVFLMRQFIASLPDSLFEAARLDGCSSGGCTSRSCCR
- a CDS encoding ABC transporter permease family protein: MYVSIVLPLIKPILATLGVFVFLWHWNDFLWPLIVGQSLDMRTLTTGIASLQQENVALNMLLAGSVVAFVPIFMAYLIGQRYFQEGVATTGIKG